The following proteins are encoded in a genomic region of Aquella oligotrophica:
- a CDS encoding VOC family protein, whose amino-acid sequence MDLGAFSVSLAVKDIEASRKFYEKLGFSIFAGDQAQNWLMLKNGEHVIGLFQGMFEKNILTFNPGWNCNAEKLENFTDIREIQKQLKAQGVKFTVEADENSTGAAHSMLVDPDGNTILLDQHV is encoded by the coding sequence ATGGATTTAGGTGCATTTTCAGTAAGTTTAGCAGTAAAAGATATTGAAGCTTCACGTAAATTTTATGAAAAACTTGGGTTTAGCATCTTTGCTGGAGATCAGGCACAAAACTGGCTAATGCTAAAGAATGGTGAGCATGTGATTGGTTTATTTCAGGGAATGTTTGAGAAAAACATTCTGACATTCAATCCAGGCTGGAATTGTAATGCTGAAAAGCTGGAGAATTTTACCGATATCCGTGAGATTCAAAAGCAGCTAAAAGCACAGGGGGTTAAATTTACTGTCGAAGCAGATGAAAATTCTACGGGTGCCGCACATTCTATGCTAGTAGATCCAGATGGAAATACTATCCTTCTGGATCAGCACGTTTAA
- a CDS encoding DUF3311 domain-containing protein, translating to MRLTHLIAAIPCFALLFAPFLANRVEPRVLGLPFLLFWIMFWIVLTTVFMYIVFLLEKNKTNE from the coding sequence ATGCGCCTAACTCATTTAATTGCAGCAATTCCATGTTTTGCATTATTATTTGCCCCTTTTCTTGCCAATCGGGTAGAGCCGAGAGTTCTTGGTCTGCCATTTCTTTTATTCTGGATTATGTTTTGGATTGTTCTAACTACGGTTTTTATGTATATTGTTTTTTTGCTAGAGAAAAATAAAACAAATGAATAG
- a CDS encoding sodium:solute symporter family protein, with translation MNSAIFVLAIITTLAFILAIVQVKGKSHQLEEWAVGGRSFGVILVFILMGGELYTTFTFLGGSSLAYNKGGACYYILCYSPIAYVLGYWLLPAIWKYAKEHNLISQSDFYIRKYDSKALGILVSLIGFIALIPYLILQIKGLGIIVSETSYGVISANSAIWLCSALMVIYVVIAGMHGSVRVAVVKDILILAIVFFLGVYLPYHYYGGIENTINLVEAKHPGFTMISNKDFNPVWFVSTVLLSAIGLYLWPHSFTSLYTSQSANVLKKNAILMPLYQFLLMFVFIIGFVAALQLPGLNKAQSDLALIRLVINTFSPWFVGVIGAAGVLTALVPGSIILLSIATLFIKNIMIPVIPACARKEMLLVKLSVPFIMLIALVANSYGGETIVGLLIVGYGLVSQLFPALVFSFCQNNPVSKLGAIGGMLIGVMIMFISILTKVNFNDYLPTVLNGLNVGIIALIANLIVTLIISSCERIYLR, from the coding sequence ATGAATAGTGCAATTTTTGTTTTAGCTATTATTACTACGCTAGCATTTATTTTAGCAATTGTACAGGTAAAAGGCAAAAGTCATCAGCTTGAAGAATGGGCGGTTGGCGGACGCAGCTTTGGCGTTATACTTGTTTTTATTCTGATGGGCGGCGAACTATATACGACTTTTACTTTTCTTGGTGGTAGTAGCCTTGCGTACAATAAAGGTGGTGCTTGCTATTATATTCTTTGCTATTCCCCGATTGCTTACGTTCTTGGCTACTGGCTATTACCCGCAATCTGGAAATATGCTAAAGAACATAATCTGATTTCCCAATCTGATTTCTATATCCGGAAATATGATAGTAAGGCATTGGGGATTTTAGTCTCGCTAATTGGTTTTATCGCGCTGATTCCATACCTAATTTTACAAATCAAAGGGCTTGGTATCATTGTTAGTGAGACTTCTTATGGTGTTATTTCGGCAAATTCTGCAATTTGGCTATGTTCCGCTCTGATGGTGATTTATGTTGTAATTGCTGGTATGCATGGCTCGGTACGGGTTGCGGTAGTAAAAGATATATTGATTCTTGCCATTGTCTTTTTTCTAGGTGTTTATTTGCCATATCATTATTATGGTGGAATTGAAAATACGATTAATCTGGTGGAAGCTAAGCATCCGGGATTTACGATGATTAGTAATAAGGATTTTAATCCGGTATGGTTTGTTTCAACCGTTTTACTAAGTGCAATCGGCTTATATCTATGGCCACATAGCTTCACTTCACTCTATACCTCACAAAGTGCGAATGTACTAAAGAAAAATGCTATCTTGATGCCACTTTACCAGTTCCTACTGATGTTTGTTTTCATAATTGGTTTTGTTGCGGCTTTGCAATTACCCGGACTAAATAAAGCACAAAGTGATTTGGCGCTTATTCGGCTAGTAATAAATACCTTTAGTCCCTGGTTTGTTGGTGTAATCGGTGCTGCCGGGGTATTGACGGCACTAGTTCCGGGGTCAATAATTCTTCTATCGATTGCAACCCTTTTTATCAAAAACATCATGATTCCAGTTATTCCGGCATGTGCTCGGAAAGAAATGTTACTAGTCAAACTAAGTGTCCCATTTATAATGCTAATAGCACTAGTTGCCAATAGCTATGGTGGTGAAACTATAGTTGGATTATTGATCGTTGGTTATGGGCTGGTATCTCAATTATTCCCAGCCCTAGTCTTTAGCTTTTGCCAGAATAACCCAGTTAGTAAATTAGGGGCAATTGGTGGTATGTTAATTGGCGTCATGATCATGTTTATATCGATACTAACCAAGGTCAATTTTAACGATTATTTACCTACTGTATTAAACGGTTTAAATGTCGGTATCATAGCACTAATTGCGAATCTAATTGTTACATTGATTATTAGCAGTTGTGAGAGAATATATCTCCGTTAA
- a CDS encoding PPK2 family polyphosphate kinase — translation MSITKPRINKQFKDIVISKLEKVKLSKHPSDYRQEDVKKAGKKKAHDLAFQVLEKSREELIAAHEKLWACKKYGVLIILQGMDTSGKDGTIRHIMSGVNPQGCKVQGFKVPTAEEHSHNFLWRYQKAVPARGEIVIFNRSHYEDVLAVKVHPEYMEQLPSELTPEVNKDFWQSRYEDINAFEKHLARNGIVVLKFFLHISKAEQKNRLLDRLTNEAKYWKVSPADLKERKFWDNYVEAYEDLLSNTGHSYAPWVIVPANDKKIARAIIADIIADSINGLDIDFPKLTKAEIDALKHAKLDLESEED, via the coding sequence ATGTCTATCACCAAACCAAGGATAAACAAGCAATTTAAAGATATTGTTATTAGTAAGCTAGAAAAGGTTAAGTTATCCAAACATCCAAGTGACTATCGTCAAGAAGATGTAAAAAAAGCTGGGAAAAAGAAAGCACATGATTTAGCTTTTCAAGTGTTGGAAAAAAGCCGTGAAGAGCTGATTGCTGCTCATGAAAAATTATGGGCATGTAAGAAATATGGGGTTTTGATAATTTTGCAGGGGATGGATACTTCGGGTAAAGATGGAACTATCCGCCACATCATGAGTGGAGTAAATCCACAAGGGTGTAAGGTACAGGGATTTAAAGTTCCAACCGCAGAAGAACATTCGCATAATTTTTTATGGCGCTATCAGAAAGCCGTTCCGGCACGCGGTGAGATTGTTATTTTCAATCGTTCGCATTATGAAGATGTCCTAGCGGTTAAAGTTCATCCTGAATATATGGAGCAATTACCTAGCGAACTCACTCCAGAAGTTAATAAAGATTTCTGGCAATCTCGTTATGAGGATATTAATGCATTTGAGAAACATTTGGCGCGGAATGGAATTGTTGTTTTGAAATTCTTCTTGCATATATCCAAAGCTGAACAAAAAAACCGCTTACTTGATCGTTTGACTAATGAGGCTAAATATTGGAAGGTTTCACCAGCTGATCTTAAAGAACGCAAATTCTGGGATAACTATGTAGAAGCTTATGAAGATTTATTATCTAATACTGGACATTCTTATGCGCCATGGGTGATAGTCCCAGCAAATGATAAGAAAATTGCCCGGGCGATAATTGCTGATATTATTGCCGATTCAATTAATGGACTAGATATTGATTTTCCCAAATTAACTAAAGCAGAAATAGATGCTTTGAAGCATGCTAAACTTGATTTGGAAAGTGAGGAGGATTAA
- a CDS encoding M20 family metallopeptidase codes for MNITQLVTNIHPEVINWRRELHKKPELSYNEFNTANYVADLLTQFSAYEISRPTPNSVVARLIGNKPGNVLALRADMDALPLTELNECDYKSQHNGVMHACGHDGHSASLLGVAKILSQHKDELAGEVRLIFQHAEETPPGGAKELVDLGVLENVDMIIGIHLWSTMPIGKVGVIGGAMMAAPDVFNLEIKGKGGHGGFPHQAIDTITIGAQVVTNLQQIVARQINPLEPVVISVTKFISGTTHNILPHTAEIAGTVRTFDNKVRHTIPELMERIIRGITSAHGADYAFNYTYGYDPVVNNHEVANFVEEVVVDTLGSGWVDKMAPNMAGEDFSAYLAKVPGCFIFVGAGNEEKGIIHPHHHPRFNIDEDALAVSMKIFLGAVAKYLGGNKCA; via the coding sequence ATGAATATTACCCAATTAGTTACTAATATACATCCAGAAGTTATAAATTGGCGACGTGAGCTACATAAAAAACCAGAGCTATCGTATAATGAATTTAATACAGCTAATTATGTAGCGGATCTACTTACTCAATTTAGTGCTTATGAGATTTCACGCCCAACGCCAAATAGTGTGGTGGCTCGATTGATCGGGAATAAGCCGGGTAATGTATTGGCCTTACGTGCCGATATGGATGCTTTGCCCCTTACTGAATTAAATGAATGTGATTACAAATCACAGCATAATGGGGTAATGCATGCTTGTGGACATGATGGACATTCGGCAAGCTTACTTGGGGTAGCCAAAATTCTCAGCCAACATAAAGATGAATTAGCTGGAGAAGTTCGTCTGATTTTCCAGCATGCCGAAGAAACACCGCCAGGTGGTGCAAAAGAGTTAGTTGATCTGGGGGTTCTTGAGAATGTAGACATGATCATCGGGATTCATCTTTGGTCAACGATGCCAATTGGGAAAGTTGGCGTAATTGGTGGAGCAATGATGGCAGCACCAGACGTATTTAATCTGGAAATAAAAGGTAAGGGTGGACATGGTGGGTTTCCTCATCAGGCGATTGATACCATTACTATTGGTGCACAGGTAGTTACCAATTTACAGCAGATCGTTGCACGGCAAATTAATCCGCTGGAGCCAGTAGTGATTTCGGTTACCAAGTTTATTAGTGGTACAACGCATAATATTTTGCCACATACGGCAGAAATTGCCGGGACGGTTCGTACCTTTGATAATAAAGTTAGGCATACCATTCCTGAACTTATGGAACGGATTATTCGTGGAATAACTAGTGCACATGGTGCAGATTATGCGTTTAATTATACTTATGGTTATGATCCAGTAGTTAATAATCATGAAGTAGCCAACTTTGTTGAAGAAGTTGTGGTTGATACGCTTGGTAGTGGGTGGGTTGATAAAATGGCACCTAATATGGCTGGTGAGGATTTTTCAGCTTATTTGGCTAAAGTACCGGGTTGTTTTATTTTTGTTGGTGCAGGTAATGAAGAAAAAGGGATTATTCATCCTCATCACCATCCACGCTTTAATATTGATGAAGATGCCTTAGCCGTTAGTATGAAAATCTTTCTTGGGGCAGTAGCAAAATATTTGGGTGGAAATAAATGCGCCTAA
- the gloB gene encoding hydroxyacylglutathione hydrolase codes for MNYQIKALRALNDNYIWVIYNQKSAIVVDPTLTESVDEFLQQNNLHLDSILLTHGHSDHIGGVAGLVNKYSPQIVDNFSDQLTDASNVQIDGFPQIQVILTPGHMYEHVCYLFDNKHLFCGDTLFSLGCGRVFTNDYQLMYDSLAKLKRLDNNVLFYPAHEYTLNNLRFTLELDNENQEYYADFINKIDSKLFEKQNSLPTVLSDELKYNLFLRDNDARLWSVVGKKSESVITNGFEYFKQLRMIRNNF; via the coding sequence ATGAACTATCAGATAAAAGCCTTGCGGGCACTAAATGATAACTATATCTGGGTTATTTATAACCAAAAATCAGCAATTGTGGTTGATCCCACCCTTACTGAATCAGTGGATGAGTTTTTGCAGCAAAATAATCTTCATTTGGATAGTATCCTATTAACCCATGGGCATAGTGATCATATCGGTGGTGTAGCTGGGCTAGTTAATAAATATTCGCCACAGATTGTTGATAACTTCTCAGATCAATTAACTGATGCTAGTAATGTTCAGATTGATGGTTTTCCTCAGATTCAGGTTATTCTAACTCCTGGGCATATGTATGAGCACGTTTGTTATTTATTTGATAATAAGCATCTTTTTTGTGGTGATACTTTATTTTCACTAGGTTGTGGCAGAGTTTTTACCAATGATTATCAGCTTATGTATGATTCGCTAGCTAAATTAAAAAGGCTTGATAATAATGTGCTTTTCTATCCAGCTCATGAATATACCTTAAATAATCTGCGTTTTACTCTTGAATTGGATAATGAAAATCAGGAGTACTATGCTGACTTTATAAATAAGATCGACAGCAAACTATTCGAAAAGCAAAATAGTCTGCCAACTGTGCTAAGCGATGAGTTAAAATATAATCTGTTTTTGCGTGATAATGATGCTAGATTATGGTCCGTTGTTGGTAAAAAATCAGAATCAGTAATTACTAATGGTTTTGAATATTTTAAACAGCTAAGAATGATACGAAATAATTTTTAA
- the cphA gene encoding cyanophycin synthetase, with translation MKILATNVYVGPNIYANFPVIRHVVDIGVLEKYPSVKLGQSFIEKLIAAVPSLQEHHCSHGEEGGFIRRLREDEGTWIGHIWEHVTLEIQTLAGTPVSFGRTRTTGKDGEYNLVFEYKQEDVGIRACELARDLLISIMPDEIKAQVEHKVAEDFDFEAEKVRFIRFAQKMNFGPSTQSIIDAAVERNIPYLRLNEASLVQLGYGKYQKRIQATITSETRHIALELACNKGACANLLDSLGLPVPRQKIVTSAREAVRAANAIGFPVVVKPLDGNHGRAISINLTTDEQIVEAFTVAAEVSRQVIVESFIQGEDHRMLVVDGKLVAVAKRVPGHVIGDGKKTIAELVDIVNQDPRRGVGHEKVLTKLFLDYQAIQMLDKKGYTAETVLADGEVCYLRATANLSTGGTAIDLTDQVHPDNKEMAERAVRAIGLDVGGVDFLITDISKSYHEIGGGICEVNAAPGFRMHVAPTEGKPRDVAGAVMEMLFPEPEKARIPTVAITGTNGKTTTSRMVAHLWKQAGKVVGLTTTDGIYINGKLTVKGDTTGPVSAQMVLQDPNTEIAVLETARGGLIRSGLGYEFCDVGACLNVSADHIDIKAGNSLAELAKVKRIVTDAARKTAVLNADDIECLKMAASTEAEHIFYVTMNPQHQLVREHIRLGGKAVIIEKGVNGDMITIFDNGVHVPVLWTHLIPATLEGKAIHNVQNAMFAIAISYSMGMSLDDLRNGMRTFVNSYHQTPGRMNFYDEHPFKVLLDYGHNPAAINMICKFVDQMNVPGKKVAVITFPGDRTNELIEESVKLLPAHFTHYVLKQDDNRRGRKDGEIPGLIKELLVKYGAKSENIQIIHDETEAVNTALSNAREGDFVVVFADKVNRCWKQITSFKSESNTRVKEVEMRAEDHLLDKVELDLVSDAISNATIRSDSRGVIIEVEEELND, from the coding sequence ATGAAAATCCTAGCGACTAACGTATATGTTGGGCCAAATATTTATGCAAATTTTCCGGTAATTCGTCATGTGGTTGATATAGGTGTTTTGGAAAAATATCCGTCTGTCAAGCTAGGGCAAAGTTTTATTGAGAAGTTGATTGCTGCAGTTCCTTCATTGCAGGAACATCACTGTTCACACGGTGAAGAGGGTGGTTTTATTCGTAGGCTTAGAGAAGATGAAGGTACTTGGATTGGTCATATCTGGGAGCATGTAACTCTTGAGATTCAAACTTTGGCAGGTACGCCGGTTAGCTTTGGTCGTACACGCACCACAGGTAAAGATGGTGAATATAATTTAGTATTTGAATATAAACAAGAAGATGTTGGTATTCGCGCTTGCGAACTGGCTCGTGACTTGTTGATTTCAATTATGCCTGATGAAATTAAAGCTCAGGTTGAGCATAAAGTTGCAGAAGACTTTGATTTTGAAGCGGAAAAAGTACGCTTTATCCGTTTTGCGCAAAAAATGAATTTTGGTCCAAGTACCCAGTCAATTATTGACGCGGCAGTTGAACGTAATATTCCTTATTTGCGTTTAAATGAAGCTTCTTTGGTGCAACTTGGTTATGGTAAATATCAAAAACGTATTCAAGCAACAATTACCAGTGAAACACGCCATATTGCACTAGAGTTAGCATGTAATAAAGGTGCTTGTGCTAATTTATTAGATAGCCTTGGTTTACCAGTGCCACGTCAGAAAATTGTTACTTCGGCGCGTGAAGCTGTGCGTGCTGCCAACGCAATTGGTTTTCCGGTAGTGGTTAAGCCGCTTGATGGTAATCATGGTCGTGCGATTTCAATCAATTTGACTACTGATGAGCAAATTGTTGAAGCATTTACCGTTGCAGCAGAAGTGTCACGTCAGGTAATTGTAGAATCATTCATCCAGGGTGAAGATCACCGTATGCTAGTGGTTGATGGTAAACTGGTTGCAGTTGCCAAACGTGTACCTGGACATGTAATCGGTGATGGCAAAAAGACTATTGCTGAATTAGTAGATATAGTTAATCAGGATCCACGCCGTGGAGTTGGACACGAAAAAGTTTTGACAAAACTATTCCTTGATTATCAAGCAATCCAAATGTTAGATAAAAAAGGTTACACTGCAGAAACAGTATTGGCAGATGGCGAAGTATGTTATTTACGTGCAACAGCAAATCTATCAACTGGCGGTACTGCAATTGATCTGACAGATCAAGTACATCCTGATAATAAAGAAATGGCTGAGCGCGCAGTTCGTGCAATTGGTCTTGATGTTGGTGGTGTTGACTTCTTAATCACTGATATTAGTAAATCATACCATGAAATCGGTGGTGGAATTTGTGAGGTGAATGCAGCTCCAGGTTTCCGTATGCACGTTGCGCCAACTGAAGGCAAACCACGTGATGTAGCTGGTGCAGTAATGGAAATGCTATTCCCTGAGCCAGAAAAGGCACGTATTCCAACAGTTGCGATTACTGGTACTAATGGTAAAACTACGACTTCTCGGATGGTTGCGCATTTATGGAAACAAGCTGGTAAAGTAGTGGGCTTAACTACAACTGATGGTATTTACATCAATGGTAAATTGACAGTTAAGGGTGATACAACTGGTCCCGTATCTGCACAAATGGTATTGCAAGATCCAAATACTGAAATCGCGGTACTTGAAACAGCTCGTGGTGGTTTGATTCGTAGTGGTCTTGGTTATGAGTTTTGTGATGTTGGTGCGTGTTTGAATGTATCTGCTGATCATATTGATATCAAAGCAGGTAATAGCTTAGCTGAATTAGCTAAAGTTAAACGTATTGTAACTGATGCAGCTCGTAAGACAGCGGTATTAAATGCCGATGATATTGAATGTTTGAAAATGGCGGCTTCGACTGAAGCTGAGCATATTTTCTATGTAACAATGAATCCTCAACATCAGTTAGTACGTGAGCATATCCGTCTTGGTGGTAAGGCAGTTATTATTGAAAAAGGTGTTAATGGTGACATGATTACTATTTTTGATAATGGTGTACATGTACCAGTGTTATGGACACATTTGATTCCTGCTACACTTGAAGGTAAAGCTATTCATAACGTACAGAATGCAATGTTTGCTATTGCAATTTCATACAGTATGGGTATGAGTCTTGATGATTTACGTAATGGTATGCGTACCTTTGTTAATAGCTATCATCAGACACCAGGTCGTATGAATTTCTATGATGAGCATCCATTTAAAGTATTATTAGATTACGGTCATAATCCGGCTGCAATCAATATGATCTGTAAGTTTGTTGACCAAATGAATGTACCTGGTAAAAAAGTTGCAGTAATTACGTTCCCGGGTGATCGTACTAATGAATTGATTGAGGAAAGTGTTAAGTTATTACCTGCTCACTTTACACACTATGTGCTTAAACAGGATGATAACCGTCGTGGTCGTAAAGATGGTGAAATACCTGGGTTAATCAAGGAATTACTAGTAAAATACGGTGCCAAGTCTGAAAATATCCAGATTATTCACGATGAAACTGAAGCGGTGAATACAGCTTTAAGTAATGCTCGCGAAGGTGATTTTGTAGTGGTATTTGCTGATAAAGTAAATCGTTGCTGGAAACAGATTACTTCCTTCAAATCTGAAAGTAACACACGAGTTAAAGAAGTTGAGATGCGTGCAGAAGATCATTTACTAGATAAAGTAGAACTTGATCTGGTATCTGATGCAATTAGTAACGCAACTATCCGTTCTGATAGTCGTGGTGTAATAATTGAAGTTGAAGAAGAGCTTAACGACTAA
- the gloA gene encoding lactoylglutathione lyase, with translation MRILHTMLRVGNLDKSIDFYTKAFGMKLLRRNDYPEGKFTLAFIGYGNEKENTVIELTHNWDTDSYDLGTGFGHIALGTDDIYQACEVAKLNGGVVTREPGPMKHGTTVIAFVADPDGYKIELIQQ, from the coding sequence ATGAGAATTTTACATACGATGTTGCGTGTTGGTAATCTGGATAAGAGTATTGATTTTTACACTAAAGCTTTCGGGATGAAGTTACTTCGCCGGAATGATTATCCGGAAGGTAAGTTTACCCTTGCTTTTATCGGTTATGGCAATGAAAAAGAAAATACAGTGATTGAGCTAACTCATAATTGGGATACTGATTCCTATGATTTAGGAACTGGCTTTGGGCATATTGCTCTAGGTACTGATGATATTTATCAAGCGTGTGAAGTTGCCAAATTAAATGGTGGGGTGGTTACGCGTGAACCAGGGCCAATGAAGCATGGTACTACTGTAATAGCATTTGTCGCTGATCCTGATGGATATAAGATAGAATTGATCCAGCAATAG
- a CDS encoding aspartate kinase, translating to MLVMKFGGTSVTNPLSVAAIAKQVRSNLEQKPIIVVSALSGVTDLLVKLSNASNKGEIQDILAEIRLKHQQWIDNIFSQNSPCNQNASAQIDFYLEELEDIMQAHDFSSSLARHDSIVAFGEKMSSYLISRYLVNNKIQAERLLATKCIITNNNFGGADFLSDETILHSKKNILPLVENEIVPVITGFIGATVNGETTILGRGGSDYSAAIIGYAIGAKEIQIWTDVDGVFSADPRKVTNARLINQLSYQEAAELAMFGAKVLHPRTIQPAVKADIPVRVLNTFNLDNHGTLINHDADNTHHVKAVTWRKDVPLINISSPDMFLSKGFLQRVFAILSENNISVNMLSASEVSVSVTLDNVGNLEDALKQLNEFAVAEYRSGLGSISLVGEKIMDTPLLMQNVFNLLEDQGLKAEMLSYSASNINLSMVIASESIEKIVPKLHDQFIIS from the coding sequence ATGCTAGTAATGAAATTTGGGGGGACGTCAGTAACTAATCCTTTAAGTGTTGCAGCAATTGCAAAACAGGTGAGAAGCAATCTAGAGCAAAAGCCAATTATTGTTGTATCAGCCCTAAGTGGTGTAACCGACTTACTGGTAAAATTGAGTAATGCTAGTAATAAAGGTGAGATACAGGATATCTTGGCAGAAATACGTCTAAAGCATCAGCAATGGATTGATAATATTTTTAGTCAAAATTCTCCGTGTAATCAAAATGCTAGTGCACAAATTGATTTTTATCTTGAAGAGCTTGAAGATATTATGCAAGCACATGATTTTAGTTCCTCACTTGCACGGCATGATAGCATTGTTGCTTTTGGTGAGAAAATGTCATCTTACTTGATCAGTCGTTATCTTGTAAATAATAAAATTCAGGCAGAAAGACTTCTTGCCACTAAATGCATAATTACTAATAATAATTTTGGTGGCGCTGATTTTCTATCAGACGAGACAATTTTACATTCTAAGAAAAATATCCTGCCCTTAGTTGAAAATGAAATAGTTCCGGTGATTACTGGTTTTATTGGTGCGACGGTTAATGGTGAAACTACTATTCTTGGTCGTGGTGGCTCGGATTATTCGGCTGCAATAATTGGCTATGCGATTGGTGCTAAAGAAATTCAAATTTGGACTGATGTTGATGGGGTTTTTTCGGCGGATCCAAGAAAAGTAACAAATGCCCGATTAATAAATCAGCTTTCTTATCAGGAAGCCGCCGAACTTGCAATGTTTGGTGCAAAAGTCCTTCATCCACGAACGATTCAGCCTGCAGTTAAGGCAGATATTCCGGTACGGGTCTTAAATACGTTTAACCTGGATAATCACGGTACCTTAATTAATCATGATGCAGATAATACCCATCATGTCAAAGCTGTTACTTGGCGTAAGGATGTTCCGCTAATTAATATCAGTTCTCCGGACATGTTTTTGTCTAAAGGATTCTTACAACGAGTTTTTGCTATATTAAGTGAAAATAATATTTCAGTAAATATGCTAAGTGCTTCGGAAGTTAGTGTCTCAGTTACGCTTGATAATGTCGGAAATCTTGAAGATGCATTAAAACAATTAAATGAATTTGCAGTTGCAGAATATCGTAGTGGATTAGGTAGTATTTCGCTAGTTGGTGAAAAAATTATGGATACTCCTTTATTGATGCAAAACGTCTTTAACCTTCTTGAAGATCAAGGTTTAAAAGCCGAAATGCTGTCTTATAGTGCGAGTAATATTAATCTAAGTATGGTCATCGCGAGTGAGAGTATTGAGAAAATTGTTCCTAAGCTCCATGATCAGTTTATTATAAGCTAG
- a CDS encoding trans-sulfuration enzyme family protein, producing MATHYASSISAGDKEICLVDEGNSYNAITPPIVQSSLFSFKCFEDYRNYHLHKHHQYVYTRGNNPTTNVLEGKLARLEQGEACRVFSSGMAAISAAIIGHLKTGDHIIFFNTIYAPTMIYAGFLERFGITHSYLRTNNLDELSSAIKTNTRMIYVESPGSLDIQVVDLRKLVKIAREHNLLSVIDNTFATPLYQKPLTLGIDIVVHSCTKYIGGHADVMAGAVITSRKLMHDIDIYAFKLHGAVLSPHDSFLLIRGLRTMPSRLEALQLPTAKVVEFLLAHPKIVKVNHPLAYNEEEKALYWSQANGYTGLISFELDISDYAGLARFIDSLTTFHLGFSWGGYENLVMAPYVADDYDKVQVKGLKPNLVRISLGLLAAETIIADLEQAMAKI from the coding sequence ATGGCTACTCACTATGCGAGTTCAATCTCAGCAGGAGATAAGGAAATTTGTCTAGTTGATGAGGGTAATTCATATAACGCAATAACTCCACCAATTGTGCAAAGTTCATTATTTTCATTCAAATGCTTTGAAGATTATCGTAATTATCATCTGCATAAGCATCATCAGTACGTTTATACTCGTGGGAATAATCCAACCACTAATGTACTAGAAGGTAAACTAGCTCGTCTAGAGCAGGGCGAAGCTTGCCGGGTATTTTCATCCGGAATGGCGGCAATTAGTGCGGCAATAATTGGACATCTGAAAACTGGTGATCACATTATATTTTTTAATACTATCTATGCGCCAACAATGATCTATGCCGGATTTCTTGAGCGCTTTGGCATTACGCATAGTTATCTTCGGACAAATAATCTTGATGAATTAAGTTCTGCGATTAAGACTAATACCAGAATGATTTATGTTGAATCTCCGGGAAGTTTAGATATTCAGGTGGTAGATTTACGTAAATTAGTTAAGATTGCCCGTGAACATAATCTGCTATCGGTAATAGATAATACTTTTGCGACACCACTTTATCAAAAGCCACTAACTTTAGGTATTGATATCGTGGTTCATTCTTGTACCAAGTATATAGGTGGGCATGCCGATGTAATGGCTGGTGCGGTTATTACTTCACGGAAGCTAATGCATGATATTGATATCTATGCGTTCAAATTACATGGTGCGGTATTGTCTCCACATGATTCATTTTTGCTGATACGCGGATTAAGAACTATGCCTTCAAGACTTGAGGCTCTTCAGTTACCGACGGCTAAAGTAGTTGAATTTTTACTTGCTCATCCTAAAATAGTTAAGGTGAATCATCCTTTAGCATATAATGAAGAAGAAAAAGCACTCTACTGGTCGCAAGCTAATGGCTATACCGGGCTTATCAGTTTTGAACTTGATATTTCAGATTACGCTGGTTTGGCAAGATTTATTGATAGCCTGACTACCTTTCATCTTGGGTTTAGCTGGGGTGGCTATGAAAATTTGGTTATGGCGCCATATGTGGCAGATGATTATGATAAGGTTCAGGTAAAGGGATTGAAACCAAATTTGGTGCGAATTTCTTTAGGCCTATTGGCAGCCGAAACAATTATTGCTGATCTAGAGCAGGCAATGGCAAAAATATGA